A stretch of DNA from Polyodon spathula isolate WHYD16114869_AA chromosome 4, ASM1765450v1, whole genome shotgun sequence:
TTTTGCTAATGTGAttgatgaaatacaaataattatgaaatcatttatttttatttaagagtATTGTAAAAATcactaatagggctaatttcctgATTTCTATGCAGCCCGTGAAATCGCAGtttacacagggccttacttGAGTATGTCTcatattttcagttttgaaagaaatgcatgttacaGTAAACACGTGTTgtacttatatttattttttaaaacataatacctGGTACTTACTACACTACAGTATGCTAAAGAAATATCAGTTTCCAGGCAATTCTTTCAGAATGTAAGGTACAAACGAAACCCCAATCCAAATGCAAGTGAGAAATCAATCAGTACATTACgtcaataaacaaaaatgctcTCCTAAATTATAAGGtctggtacttgtttgtttacaaattaacaccttgttattattattattattattagtagtagtagtagtagttatttatttatttatttattttgtacctttGGAAAGACAGATGGGGGACAAAAGTCCATAGGACTACCAAACACTTGGCGTTCGCTGCAGCAGTGAGCTTAATGTAATGGCGGAGCGGGTAAATGTGTCACAAAATGGAATGACAGAGAGTGCATCCTCCGCCAAAAGGCTGTAGGAGCAACTCAGTTTTATTGAAGTTCAGACTGAACCTGATCCAAGATATCAATGCAGAGAGCCAGTACCTGGTCCTGGTCTTCATTCATTTGCAAGGATGGACTGGTCTGAGCCAGACAGGGGGGTATTTTCATAATTTGGTAAGTGGGTTTTATGTTGAGTAATTCAGGGTTTTATGTTGAGTAATTCAACAATTGTGAAAATACTAAATTGGTATCTGCTTTGTTTATGTTAGCTTTTCATTCGGTTGACTTCTTCCGGTTACATAACAACACAGGTACATGGTTATTTAGTAGACTTGGTATGGGTTACTTTAACATAATGATGTCAAGTAAACTATCTTTCTGGTAATTTATGATGCATACAACTGTATGCCTAGTCAATtcagtgttaaatattttaattgggGAAGAATCAGTTTAGTTTCTTCCATTGTTTTCCACATGTTTCGTAAGTATAAGCTTCTTATGGGGTCTCACACAGGTCACAGACCAGATTTCAAGTCTGAGGCCATTGGCATATTTAATATGCTGTATCAATACAATTCTTTAAAAGGAAAGATTGAAGAAAAAACAGAGTAATTACCATAGGCTTGGTTCTTGAAACATGAAAGCAGTGCTCTGGATTCTGTGCAATCTCAGGGTTAACTGGCATGTGAATACTTGGAGCCTTGAGGTATTCCTTTCAATTCCCAGCGGCTCTTAGCAATTGTATACAAGCTTTCTCAGCAATGTGTAGCTAGGCCTCTTTATTTAGGAAAGGAGAAACCAGTTGAATTAAAATTCACTTggattaaaaaatgtactttagtAGTTAACGAGGtgataacaataaaaatgtaaaaaaattaaaattaaaattaaaaattgtgtagagtatatacagtatttattcctAAATATGCacaaacaactttttaaatatgaGATCATatacaatgtattgttttgtggcCCTTTTgacaaaacttttatttattatatattacaaaaaaaaaatatggtttaaTAACTGTTCTAGACTTTATTGCCCATTTGGCAACAAGAGTTTAATAAAATGCCAGTTTTTTCTATATTCTTACGGTCAAACAATTAAATAGCATGTGAGTGGATTAAAGCTAGTCTTATTCTGTGACGTTTATTGGAGGCAGCTACTTGTTTACACCCATGCCAACCAGCAGAAAATCCACATGACTTTCTTCAGAACCAGTCCTGGCCATTTCTGGAATTTGCAACAACTCAGTCAgcgtttgtttaaaaataaatcactgaaaaGACTTAGCTTCTGCACGAATGAAGACGTAACATATAAACTCAATATAATTAATTTTGGCAGTGCCCTAGGATGATGTACTTGGATCATTTCCTGAAGGGGTGCCTAGTAGACCAATTAATTGAACAATTTCTGCAGGCTTTGAGACATTCACTTCGAAACCAGTATATAAACAACAGCGACTAAATGATATACCAGAGCAGACTGAATCCTTAGATCTAGAGCATGAAGAATGTTACAGTGCTGGAGTTCAGGACagtgacgtttttgttttttaaaggactAAATACAGTCACAATTCTgtacttttttcagttttcagcACCAGCATATTGGTCATCCCAAAGGAAATCTTTTGGCTTTTGAAAAGAAACTGGTGGACTTTTCTTCTTTTTGTGCCCCATACTGTACAGTGATAAAATTATTTGGCATAATATAAGACCATTCAAAATAAGAACAGTCTTTTAGTAGGTATCCAACACAGTAGATTTGAAAACGTTGCTAGTGGGATTTGATTGATTCGTTCGGTACAACATCACCACCCACAGTCGCACTATTGTAACTACAGTAAATATAAACACTGATTAACTCAGTGTACGAAATGCCCCATACTAGCTTACCATTATGTTATTCAACTGGCATAAACAGTTAAGCACaacatgtgttatttaaaaatatattaaacacaagcgAAACACTAGTAGATTTGTTGCTGGACAGTTTTGAGATGTAATTTTCTAAATTCAttattctttttctctttctgtaCGTATCTCTGTCAGGCTGCTACAATGTGACCTGCATCAGCCTGACACGGGAAGCCTCAGTCAAGCTGTCCACGATGCACGGGAAGCAGATCTCAATCCGCTACCTGGACATGACAGACTGCTTTGTTCTAGAGGACGAGGGGCTGCACACCATCGCGGCGCACTGCACTCAACTCACCCACCTCTACCTGCGTCGCTGTGTGCGCATCACTGATGAGGGGCTGCGCTACCTGGTCATCTATTGCAGCTCTGTGAAGGAACTGAGTGTCAGCGACTGCCGCTTCGTCAGTGACTTCGGCCTGCGTGAAATTGCCAAGCTGGAGTCACGCCTGAGATACCTCAGCATCGCTCACTGTGGACGCATAACTGATGTGGGCATCCGCTACGTGGCCAAGTACTGCAGCAAGCTGCGTTATCTCAATGCCAGGGGCTGTGAGGGCATCACGGACCACGGCCTGGAGTATCTCGCCAAAAACTGTGCCAAGCTAAAGTCCTTGGACATTGGCAAGTGCCCTCTGGTATCTGACGCCGGCCTGGAGTTCCTGGCTTTGAATTGCTTCAACCTCAAACGGCTGAGCCTCAAGTCGTGCGAGAGCATCACAGGCAGGGGCCTGCAGATTGTGGCGGCCAACTGTTTTGACCTGCAGATGATGAACGTGCAGGATTGTGACATCTCGGTGGAGGCTCTTCGGTTTGTCAAGCGCCATTGCAAACGGTGTGTAATAGAGCACACCAACCCGGCCTTCTTCTAAAAATAGGTGTAACCCTTTCATCCTTAGAGAGGCTTCTCCATAGAAATGACAGCTGTCTGTGGCAATCAGCCGCCAGGGTCCACCTGTTTGGATTTGTAACTAAAGGTTTGGACTAATGTTCATCAAGAAGGAGAATCTTTTTATATAGCATTTTCATTAGgcctgttaattattttttttttttactatttccaACATGTAGGGTTGcactttgtaataaaaaaaaggtaaacatagTTTCAGAATTATTCACAATGAGGTTTACATGAAGGAATTGCCATTAATAGAACTAGGTAGCCCTGCAAGGAGTATGTAATTAAGTTAAGGCCTTTTGGTATGAATTCCATATTATGATGAGGAAAACATAAGAGACCTGAAGACTtattagagtgtgtgtgtgtgtgtgtgtgtgtgtgtgtgtgtgtgtgtgtgtgtgtgtgtgtgtgtgtgtgtgtgtgtgtggtgtgtgtgtgtgtgtgtgtgtgtatatattctgCAATGTCAATGAAGGGGGTGTATAGATAAAATACTATAGTGTAAAAACACTGTTTGCTGTTGTGGTCAGACCACTGGCTAGAAAGAAAAGCAGCCCATTTGTAGGGAGTATTTGCTGAATGTAGGTGCTTACTCTGCTTATGGCATTCCTTCAGCTCTCAGAGTGAAATCCAGTGGGCATCAATGATAACTCACAGGGCATTTGTTTTACATAAAATGCTGCAATACATATGCTAGTATCTGTGTGCTTCCTCATTATGAATTAAGGCTGATTACAGTATTTGTACCAGTTGATcccaatgtaatataatatagagttcaattcacaaagctttaagtttgctattcacaaaactgttctaCAATGTTGTTAAGTAAGGCagcaacagtctagaacagttttgtgaataatAAAGTTTACTTTGTTCCTAAAAACATTCTATAGTATATTGTACCTTGTTTCATAAGCAAATTTAATATTGAACCATTTGAAGACTGTCACCAAACCCTTACTAAGATTTGGGAAAGACTCAAACCATAATGATTCTCATGTAAAGAGGTAGTATTATATAATATCTAAGTAATCACATTCCCATCAATAGGTGGCTCACTAAATTATGCAAGACTGCTTTACTAAAGGATTAGGCACTATGGTAACACAACAGTTTGCATGTGGTCTCTCTCCAAAGTCAgatgtatataaaacaaacaaaacaacttgtCCAGTAGATTTGTTGATTTCTCTGCTTCTTTTAATCATATATCCATATGGCATAACCAAGGACGGTATTGGAATCTGGGAAACTTAACTATTGGATAGTATATACCCTTGAAAGGCTGATTACCCTAAATTAACTAAAGTACCTTAAATTAACTAAAGCATCCTATGCCATCTCCACCATATACCATGAGCATCACTAGATTTCACCCAGAGGATCACTGTAAAATGGTCAAATGTTGGCAACAAAACTATTAATATtccactttttctttttatataccggtatatatagtTTATGGAGGCGTAAAAAAACTTTTGACaatcatgtttatttaaacaagctgtatattttgttttttctattgaaGAAACCACTATTCAGTATTATTGTACCAGTATTAGTAAATCAGGGCATGGAATACAGTCCCATGAATGTGAGCTCAAACTAGTTTAATTTGTTATTTCTCCAAATAATGACAATACCGTTGATAGCCACAAGTCTGTCGTGAAATCCTAATGCTAAGTATCTTGGTTGTTGCTCACTGATTCCCTCTAGGGGAGATAAACTGGGACTGcataaatctttttaaaatggatAACCCAAAAACTATTTTAGTGCCACTCTCCAGCAAATATTGCTACTGATGTGATATGTGGAACATGGTCTGCTATTTCCTGCCCTGAAAGAAACTATTTTGCAAAACAAGTTAGATAATTGCATAATAACCGTCTCATTTATAAAGCAGTGTTAACTAGTCTTATTCACTCAGGGTTTAAGATAAAAGAGGCAAGTCTGCCACGGCCTGACCAGTATACCAGTCTAGTGTATTCTGCTAGGTCAAATAACCACACAGGGGAAGATGTGCTAAGACGGGCCAGccgcagcacaaacataccgcaatttgcattttcattgcgacaattcgcaaagtatacattttgccGTATGTactaaaagaaatatattaatgaaaagagctgcaatatactaattttaaTATTTGCTGCGTATTCTTAGCGAGTTCTAATGCGAGAGTCGTGCAACGTTGAGTTGAGTTGTGATtggctgcagcagagggtgcctgcAGGATAACGTCtgtacatgcaagggtgcaagatgCATTCTGTTCTCtcttcatttgacctattttaatactgttatatataaagaaaaacgaaaggcagtttaatcccatcagattctatagtggggcccccaccttcaccccccaAAAGCTTTTCCTAATCATACAGCAGGCTACTGTACTAAACcaaacatgtttgtctgacataaggaggtgtacTATTTGTACTATCTCCACCCCttatttgtgaatttatgcaggaacacccagaactacatattcatctaaggttgaaccgcaaaaaaaagttccttaaaaagtcgctaacagcactctgcatgtttagtacatttcaccctagacttccgacttgtTTATGACATgcgcaacactttagtatatGTACCCCAAGGAGTCTTGCTGGTCTCAGATTATCCCCTTACCCACAAACCACCACATTAAATGTATACTCTTAGAATTATATTTAATTGGCATGGCTGGTAAATATCCTCTTATCCCCTATGGGTAAATTCCGACAGAGTAGGCCTGAGGCATATTTTTTCCTTTCGTCCTGTGAAagccagccctgctgctgtctgtATTCTCTACCTGCAGTTTGGACTAACAGAAGCCTTCAGTCTCCAGTGCTGGCAACCCTGCACTTTTCACAAACACTTAATATATCagcgttttaaattaaaaaatattaaaaaaaaaaaaacaattggcttTTTAGATTAGGAATCGGTCCACATGCACCATTTGAAGCAACTGGAATTTCCACTAACAGCATTACAATTGAGAAGTCTGAAGTAACCACACATTCCCTTTTCTTAATAATCTCTTTCCTCCCACATTCTCTGAAATGAAAGCTGGCAGTCGATTTAGATGACAGCTGTCACGTATAAGTAGAAGGGTGGCTTTGTATCACGGTTGGGCTGGCAGACATGCACTTTTTCCCTGAAACCCTACTTCATTCTGTAGTACTGTACTGCTAACTGAGATATTTGTATTAACTCTGTCATGGGTTCAGTTCGTCATTTCAattgtgctttctgtttttttcaattaatttttaaaaaacattaaatgaaaaaaaaaaaaaaaagttgtcattatTAGCGTCACACTATTATCATTTGCATAAGCCGTGTCCAAAGAAAAATATGGGTTAACATGTGAAACCTGGTATTGGTGTGAAATAtcatcttaactaatgtattatttgtgttgttttaattattttctgtcatcacatcctgacaagtttttaaaactaatacatttaaaagaatgcTGTCTAACCTCAAAGTACATCGGGTACGTTAGTGTAACCGATTAGCTGTTCCCCCAGCAACACTGCCTCCAGTGGGTGTAATAAAatcactctgaaaaaaaaaagaattgaacctTGATATTACCCGATGTCTTGTGTCAGACTACAGGATAAGAACACTTGTAACTGTCATTTTATTGCCTTGCCGTGTCTGTTGTATgggatttaaaaatatgaaacacttttaataaataaataataaaatactctAAATATATTTACCAGACACAAAAATCcaattggaaataaataaaactgttttttgtttctgtttattaaacatttttacattacatctatggaattatttaatgaatgtaaaatgtaaacattttcacAATAGCATTTTACTAAATATGAACACAAGAAGACAGGTACAGTAAACAGATAATGCTAGTATACTGTTTaagatacagtacatgcaaaacCATGTTAAACATGTGGCAGTTAATGTTAACCACATACTCATAGAGATTTTAACGCAATTTTAAAGCTGGAGAAACTCTTTTTGTgaagtgtaacattttttttataaggtaAGGGTGAATAGAAGACAAATATTAACTCAACTCTGAGAATCTGGTACTGTACACATCAGACATTGGAATATGATGACAGAGTTCTTCAAAGATAGTTTTTACAGTGGAGACACAAGATTGGCTACGAAGCTGAACAATTTAGTGAATGATTATTAAATATGGAAGTGAAATCCATTAATGCTGTGCACACTGTTCATGTAGATAGAAACCCCAGGCTGATCAGAGTAAATGGATAACCATCGTGTATGAAGACAACCAAATGAATACACTTcagctttttaaagaaaatcagtGATTATTATAAAAGGACAAAGAATCAGAACAAGATTGTTCCCATGTTTTCACTGCCTATTTCCTATCATggatattaaaatgcagttttgtatTATCTAGATCTATTAAGAAACGGATAGAATTTGAAAAACTGGAATACTCTTGATTTGCCCTGAAGTTCAAAACATTTCTAACTTGGCTGGAGTCACTGTAGTCTGTGACTCTAGATTGAATTTGAGAGCAGCACCATTATTGAACTTGAAGCAGCACCATTATGTCAAGTGTACTGCTTGAGAAAACACCAGGaataattaattcatttgaaCCATGCAGTTTTGACACACAGGCTATTTTGCCACATTTAATGCAGTAaagattttttggttttttttgtctagTTGCTTTCTATAATTTGATACCACAAAATGTATTGTATACAACCAAATAACACTAGCGTAGCACTAATTTCTCTTTGGTCACAGATCACTTAATCATTATTAAAAAGTGTGGAACTATAATGGAACCAGAAAGCAACTCAATTTTTCTTCTTTGAGTTAGGGCGACccctagtgttttatttttgtaatcacgGATGTTCAgccaaaaacaaattcaactgcTAAAGCTGGCAAGCAATAAAACACTCTACATTAATATCATTCCTTTAATATCATTTTCTGATGGCAGCCAAGGTACATATGtttcaagtacaaaaaaaaaaaaaacagtagcctatcatttaaagttatttaaGTTGCACAAGAGAAGCAATGTTGTAAGAATTCCAGTTATCAAGTTATGTTCTTACAGTTTGATGCTATTcgtttaataatgttttatttcatgaGTTCCGAAAAATATTCTTTAGATGTTGAAATGTAAATTGTTAaaaacatcattatttatttgtaataaatgacaaaaataaaaaaaacaaacagaggaaAGAAACCAACAaccaaaacttttattttcaataaaaggcTGTACAAATTCCATGTTAGGAATATAGAgaacatatttataatatacatacTGCTATACAAAGTGCTTATATAATCTAACTGATATAGTAACATGACACACGTTACTCAACCGAGGAGTAAAGATGCCCTATGAGAATTTCTACACTTATGTATTTTACAACATTGTAAGGTATCAGTAAACCAGGCTGGCATGAACTCACAGTGCTCTATATATTTAACTGTACAAAGGCTACATCAGCTACACCACATCCATTTGTGCTAGACTGCTGCAATAACTCAGTGTTTATCTACAACATATACCAGTATTTTATCTTTAGCACTACTGGTCTGTTATCTAttgactgtatttaaaaaataaaaaaacaacagaaatcaCATCATACTGTATTTAGGTAAGTTAATGCAGTATgttgtttacaaatattttaaaggcTGCCGACACTGATAAGCTGTATTTTACATACAGCCATTGACATATTTCTTCTGTATTAAAATCACTGTATAAACTGTGTAGATTATAACTATTGATTTTTGTGGCACATGATTTATgtctatgtttttaatatttacgCACAAAGATAAggaaacaaagaaatatataaaaagaagcagAAATCTACTGGATTTTTAAACAGGCTtccaagcacttttttttttttttttttttttacagaaactgaaagtatttcatatttatatacacaaaaaTCAAAATTGGTAAAATGAATAAACATGCTGTAAAGATGTAGAAATGTTACCAAAATTAAGGAAATTACTTTACAATTTCTTACAGAATGGGGGTTTGGATTTTAGTGCCCATTTTGCCTCACTcacccttacttactaaatattgTCCcccgaaatgttctcctttttctaggagaACAGTATAACAGAATGAGGAGTGTGT
This window harbors:
- the LOC121314223 gene encoding F-box/LRR-repeat protein 7-like, whose protein sequence is MGANNGKQYGSDGKGSSSISSDVSSSTDHTPTKARKNAATSEDSDLSIRTLSTPSPALICPPSSQAFINGKASSTSSSSVTGETVAMVHAPPITCLSRPHLKPTARMQKEQAPIDILPDQAFLQIFSHLPTNQLCRCARVCCRWYNLTWDPRLWRTIRLTGDTVHVDRALRVLTRRLCQDTPNVCLMLETVIVTGCRRLTDRGLYTIAQCCPELRRLEVSGCHNISNEAVFNIVSRCPNLEYLDVSGCYNVTCISLTREASVKLSTMHGKQISIRYLDMTDCFVLEDEGLHTIAAHCTQLTHLYLRRCVRITDEGLRYLVIYCSSVKELSVSDCRFVSDFGLREIAKLESRLRYLSIAHCGRITDVGIRYVAKYCSKLRYLNARGCEGITDHGLEYLAKNCAKLKSLDIGKCPLVSDAGLEFLALNCFNLKRLSLKSCESITGRGLQIVAANCFDLQMMNVQDCDISVEALRFVKRHCKRCVIEHTNPAFF